The following coding sequences lie in one Apium graveolens cultivar Ventura chromosome 3, ASM990537v1, whole genome shotgun sequence genomic window:
- the LOC141710797 gene encoding putative nucleoredoxin 1, with protein sequence MAMAMRKCLGRVIRGGVCNQSKCLSNCYYATATNWYKNNIYNSFTFSSENPKSVYNKVLEDVKGGFHFGRWLPLRKNYTTRVEPEDNLELIGVKKGEFVNLFDLLFTETRDYLIKCNDGRQVKAEELAGKVVIIYFDSVLDMDTDFIAYLIHAYNSLQRNCGFEVVFVNVDDAVEKLNGEISPAPSQGGPKKPFEDIFSCMPWAAIPLSDITSRERIKRRFGVPVKLYIGTPVVVDSTGMILQSHAYTIILNYGALGYPFSDERIDFLDSEDCAASRQPSLKALLASPERDYLISNKEDKVPIHTLEDMAVALYFYNDNRYCTNEQFTLILKGVYEELAKRNKKFEVVLIYLYDTPDTQIEVSFWKLFKTMPWLALPIGDSSYIKLERIFMFSWFHDYDRLDSRLVVLGPRMEFVETFRSDILSCFNFAAYPYSREKIATLLAEEAKELKLEMLWNPNSVFGGKYRSQVSLSQLDGKRVIFFFGKVQQLYKREVLFLESLKIRYIELKGTDDEFEVIQITDELCSKTEDVANLPWFVQHCGQDYSLSKWFNFYLKDGWYTSTLLIAFDQNGRVVRKTIHPTFENTNFPFYAGGLEKEASSQAVKYFGLDLLHNWFPGSIYSYRKN encoded by the exons ATGGCTATGGCTATGAGGAAGTGTTTGGGAAGAGTAATTAGAGGAGGTGTATGTAATCAATCCAAATGTTTATCCAACTGCTACTATGCAACTGCCACAAATTggtataaaaataatatatacaattcttttactttttcttCAG AAAATCCTAAAAGTGTATACAACAAAGTGCTTGAAGATGTAAAAGGAGGATTCCATTTCGGTCGTTGGTTACCACTGAGAAAAAATTATACCACAAGGGTTGAGCCGGAGGATAATCTTGAGCTAATAGGCGTAAAAAAAGGGGAGTTTGTTAATTTATTTGACCTTCTTTTCACGGAAACCAGGGATTACCTGATTAAATGCAATGACGGAAGACAA GTGAAGGCTGAAGAGCTGGCAGGCAAGGTGGTGATTATATATTTTGATTCAGTTCTGGACATGGATACTGATTTCATAGCATACTTGATTCACGCATATAATAGTTTACAACGTAACTGTGGTTTTGAGGTCGTGTTTGTCAATGTTGATGATGCTGTTGAAAAGTTAAATGGCGAAATATCACCTGCTCCCAGTCAAGGTGGACCAAAGAAGCCGTTTGAGGATATATTTTCTTGCATGCCGTGGGCTGCTATCCCATTATCAGATATAACATCTAGGGAACGCATAAAAAGAAGATTCGGTGTCCCCGTAAAATTATATATTGGAACCCCGGTTGTTGTTGATTCAACTGGTATGATTTTGCAATCTCATGCTTATACAATCATTCTTAATTATGGAGCTCTCGGTTACCCATTCAGTGATGAGAGGATAGATTTCCTAGACTCTGAAGATTGTGCAGCTTCTAGACAACCCTCCTTGAAAGCCCTTCTTGCATCCCCGGAACGTGATTACCTCATCTCAAACAAAGAGGACAAG GTACCTATTCACACTCTTGAAGATATGGCAGTAGCGCTTTATTTTTATAATGATAATAGGTATTGCACCAATGAGCAATTCACCCTAATACTTAAAGGAGTTTATGAAGAGTTGGCAAAAAGGAATAAAAAATTTGAGGTTGTACTCATTTACCTTTACGACACTCCAGACACCCAAATTGAGGTATCATTCTGGAAACTATTTAAAACTATGCCTTGGTTGGCGCTTCCAATTGGAGACTCGAGTTATATAAAGTTGGAACGAATATTTATGTTTTCCTGGTTTCATGATTATGATCGCTTGGATTCGAGGCTTGTAGTTCTTGGTCCTCGTATGGAATTCGTCGAAACGTTTCGTTCTGATATCTTGTCGTGCTTTAATTTTGCGGCCTACCCATACTCCCGTGAGAAAATTGCTACCTTACTAGCTGAAGAAGCAAAGGAGTTAAAGTTGGAGATGCTATGGAATCCAAACAGTGTTTTTGGTGGAAAATATAGGTCCCAG GTTTCATTGTCTCAGCTCGATGGTAAGAGGGTCATATTTTTTTTTGGGAAGGTTCAGCAGCTCTACAAACGTGAAGTTCTGTTCCTGGAGAGCTTGAAAATTAGATATATCGAGTTGAAGGGCACAGATGACGAGTTTGAAGTAATCCAAATCACTGACGAGCTATGTTCTAAAACTGAGGATGTTGCAAACTTACCTTGGTTTGTGCAGCACTGCGGTCAAGATTACAGCTTATCCAAATGGTTTAATTTTTACCTTAAAGATGGTTGGTACACATCTACTTTGCTTATTGCTTTTGATCAAAATGGAAGAGTTGTGAGGAAAACAATCCATCCTACTTTTGAGAATACAAATTTTCCTTTCTATGCTGGTGGTTTAGAAAAAGAGGCTTCTTCTCAGGCAGTTAAGTACTTTGGGTTGGACCTCCTTCACAATTGGTTTCCAGGGTCTATCTACTCATACAGGAAGAACTAA